In Halorussus limi, a genomic segment contains:
- a CDS encoding DEAD/DEAH box helicase: MSDNTTSTDANARADVDADTIIDTFPRTSLTPDSEYLETIGLPAEPADTVPTAEVLRPELAEPYPHDLFSHQADALNALETGDNVAVTTSTSSGKTHIYGLQIARNLLDAGVLNPDGTRAAEHNDASTALCVYPMKALTKDQQEALDELYDQLGLDIRVEIYDGDTTGNRRAIREQADVILTNFAGLNVYLEHHDKWSRFYSALDLVAIDESHTYTGIEGMHVAWILRRMQRVADYWGGDPQYVLTSATIGNPRDHSEELINASVTVIDDDGSPHGPRDVILWNPPPRDKTQDPTPEEETFDIDIDDANDPEEEGEEFIAERVPASVEAPKVFNHLTSRGIRTLLFCDSRKLTELSIQRADEHRRNNPREYDHPTTVGREAYNAGLGRHTRHSREHQFKTGVLTGLATTSALELGIDIGNLDATVLMGYPGQRQSFWQRIGRAGREASRSLAVLVGDHRTLDQYILNHPEYLLENDVEDAVVDTSNNSVFATHVLAAADEIALDESDIGTFADEDRLRAAVKMWREAGFVDGYLDAAVHYSGPSRPQTRVNLYGTTDTDYRLQLAADVDRDKWGLPDDLDLEPIEQNRAYRDYHEGAVRLQNGQQFEVVNVDEDRPQPIIELKPVDCEYYTRTRNKVNVLDAESEESREVNGFTLHFGRGTVLVHHHSYDQLYIGNSDPKQQAIPTETPPILMDTQLCWVEVPEDVETALTRKYQDYGIETGVDPENTGIAHLGYIAGLHAAEHATIQTAPLELRVDKNDLGGLATLVMDTHYAHPDYDDITDSIGDSFEAATHALEQRTQELTGRTASGWFIYDGVDGGLGFARAIYENFEALAERARDQLRDCHCGQPNGCPACTFDENCGNDNKPLLRASAVDVLNQLLGDDTREDLSEHLPEDEHGGDRRPVVFYS; encoded by the coding sequence ATGAGTGACAACACCACCTCGACCGACGCGAACGCACGAGCCGACGTTGATGCGGACACCATTATAGACACGTTCCCGAGAACCTCTCTCACCCCCGACTCGGAATACCTCGAAACCATCGGCTTACCAGCCGAACCAGCGGACACGGTCCCGACAGCGGAAGTCCTCCGTCCAGAGCTCGCCGAGCCATACCCGCACGACCTGTTCAGCCACCAAGCCGACGCGCTCAATGCACTCGAAACAGGTGACAACGTCGCCGTCACGACATCAACGTCCAGCGGGAAAACTCACATTTACGGCCTCCAAATCGCACGGAATCTCCTCGATGCTGGCGTGCTCAACCCCGACGGAACGAGAGCCGCCGAACACAACGACGCTTCAACCGCGTTGTGCGTGTATCCGATGAAGGCGCTCACCAAAGACCAGCAAGAAGCACTCGACGAACTGTACGACCAACTCGGGTTAGACATCCGCGTCGAAATCTACGACGGCGATACAACAGGCAACCGACGCGCCATCCGCGAGCAAGCCGACGTCATCCTCACGAACTTCGCCGGGCTCAACGTCTACCTCGAACACCACGACAAGTGGAGCCGATTCTACAGCGCCCTTGACCTCGTCGCCATCGACGAGTCGCACACGTACACTGGCATCGAAGGCATGCACGTCGCGTGGATCCTCCGCCGGATGCAACGCGTCGCCGATTACTGGGGCGGTGACCCGCAATACGTCCTCACCTCCGCCACAATCGGGAACCCCCGGGATCACTCCGAGGAACTTATTAACGCCTCCGTGACCGTTATCGATGACGACGGCTCGCCGCACGGCCCCCGCGACGTCATCCTCTGGAACCCGCCGCCGCGGGACAAAACACAGGACCCTACGCCCGAAGAGGAAACCTTCGATATCGACATCGACGATGCGAATGATCCAGAAGAGGAAGGCGAAGAGTTCATCGCCGAGCGCGTCCCGGCCAGCGTCGAAGCGCCGAAAGTCTTCAACCATCTGACCTCGCGCGGCATCCGCACGTTATTGTTCTGCGACAGCCGCAAACTCACCGAGCTTAGCATCCAGCGGGCAGACGAACACCGCCGGAACAACCCCCGCGAATACGACCATCCGACCACCGTCGGGAGAGAAGCGTACAACGCTGGCCTCGGTCGCCACACCCGTCACTCCCGCGAACACCAGTTCAAAACCGGCGTCCTCACCGGCCTCGCAACGACATCCGCACTCGAACTCGGGATCGATATCGGCAATCTCGACGCGACCGTTCTCATGGGCTATCCCGGCCAGCGACAGTCCTTCTGGCAACGCATCGGCCGCGCCGGCCGCGAAGCAAGCCGCAGCCTCGCTGTCCTCGTCGGCGATCACCGCACACTCGATCAGTACATCCTCAACCATCCCGAGTACCTCCTCGAAAACGACGTCGAAGACGCCGTCGTCGACACATCGAACAACTCTGTCTTTGCGACTCACGTCCTCGCCGCCGCCGACGAAATCGCACTCGATGAATCAGATATCGGTACGTTCGCGGATGAAGACCGACTTCGGGCTGCCGTCAAGATGTGGCGCGAAGCTGGCTTCGTCGACGGCTACCTTGACGCCGCCGTTCACTACTCCGGCCCGAGCCGCCCACAGACACGCGTCAACCTGTACGGCACCACCGACACGGACTACCGCCTTCAACTCGCAGCCGATGTCGACCGTGACAAGTGGGGCCTCCCCGACGATCTCGACTTAGAACCAATCGAACAGAACCGCGCCTACCGCGACTACCACGAAGGCGCAGTCCGCCTCCAGAACGGTCAGCAGTTCGAAGTCGTCAACGTCGACGAAGACCGCCCGCAACCCATCATCGAACTCAAACCAGTCGATTGCGAGTACTACACCCGTACCCGAAACAAAGTCAACGTTCTTGACGCCGAGTCCGAAGAATCCCGCGAGGTCAACGGATTCACTCTCCACTTCGGCCGCGGAACCGTGCTCGTCCACCACCACTCCTACGACCAGCTCTACATTGGCAATAGCGACCCGAAACAACAAGCAATCCCGACAGAAACCCCGCCGATCCTGATGGATACGCAGCTTTGCTGGGTGGAAGTCCCGGAAGACGTCGAAACCGCCCTCACCCGCAAGTACCAGGACTACGGCATCGAAACCGGCGTCGACCCCGAAAACACCGGTATCGCCCACCTCGGATACATCGCTGGGCTCCACGCCGCAGAACACGCCACTATCCAAACCGCCCCGCTCGAACTCCGCGTCGACAAAAACGACCTCGGCGGCCTCGCCACGCTCGTCATGGACACCCACTACGCCCACCCCGACTACGACGACATCACCGACTCCATCGGCGACTCCTTCGAAGCCGCCACCCACGCACTCGAACAACGCACTCAGGAGCTCACCGGCCGCACCGCCTCCGGCTGGTTCATCTACGACGGCGTCGACGGAGGCCTCGGCTTCGCTCGCGCCATCTACGAAAACTTCGAAGCGCTCGCCGAACGCGCCCGCGATCAGCTCCGCGACTGCCACTGCGGTCAACCCAACGGCTGCCCTGCCTGCACTTTCGACGAAAACTGCGGCAACGACAACAAACCCCTCCTCCGGGCCTCTGCCGTCGACGTCCTCAACCAACTCCTCGGCGACGACACCCGCGAGGATCTCTCAGAGCACCTTCCTGAGGATGAACATGGTGGCGACCGCCGCCCCGTCGTCTTCTACTCGTAA
- a CDS encoding metallophosphoesterase family protein, which produces MLTLTHIADTHLGHRQYGLKQREDDMVSTTRAAFREMVEEHETDAILLPGDLFHSRDLRPKVLDQAEQELSRLPDDVPVLVSRGNHDENLTPREVTWLNYLHRRGHIVFLKADLEADPETARFDPYDPSDPGDYAGFYDIEVEECDGPVRVFGLQWRGARTRQALQQVANGIEAANAEHGEPAATVLLAHFGMEDEVPTLGGTVTHGELRDVKEHVDYLALGHIHKRYEAADWIYNPGSPEAHNTREGRHDWEHGYCSIALSSNGNEAEDAVEYEVDHHSTKRRPYYQVEFDVTSYDSPSELKTGFQEHVRGEQSNIDEYCQKEAFTANGNPRAPIIDLRFTGTLQFSRGDFRTDELAEWLKDECDALYVQVNTGIRTADVQQLISEIDEEEVFQDGRLNTNALEHRVFETIAKESIYDDHAEDVADVLGNAHQMAQAEEAVEDIRDSVSSARQELFPELTGNIVLDIDEDPFSDTDPDEETESGDEEPSREVSDEAEVVQQ; this is translated from the coding sequence ATGTTGACGCTCACGCACATCGCGGACACGCACCTCGGCCACCGGCAGTACGGGTTGAAACAACGAGAGGACGACATGGTGTCGACGACGCGTGCTGCATTCCGTGAAATGGTCGAGGAGCACGAGACGGACGCGATTCTGCTACCCGGGGATCTGTTCCACTCGCGGGATCTCCGCCCGAAGGTCCTCGACCAAGCAGAACAGGAACTAAGCAGATTACCGGACGACGTGCCGGTGTTAGTATCCCGAGGGAACCACGACGAGAACTTGACGCCACGCGAGGTGACGTGGCTAAATTATCTGCATCGGCGTGGCCACATCGTGTTTCTGAAGGCAGACCTGGAGGCGGATCCGGAAACCGCTCGGTTCGACCCGTACGACCCGAGTGACCCGGGGGATTACGCTGGATTCTACGACATCGAGGTCGAGGAGTGCGACGGGCCGGTTCGGGTGTTCGGACTCCAATGGCGAGGCGCAAGAACGAGGCAAGCGTTGCAACAGGTGGCAAACGGGATTGAAGCAGCGAACGCCGAGCACGGTGAACCGGCAGCGACCGTGCTACTGGCGCATTTCGGAATGGAGGATGAGGTCCCGACGCTCGGCGGGACGGTAACGCACGGGGAACTCCGAGATGTGAAAGAGCACGTGGATTATTTGGCACTCGGACATATCCACAAGCGGTACGAGGCTGCTGACTGGATCTATAACCCTGGCTCCCCGGAAGCGCACAACACGCGCGAAGGCCGCCACGACTGGGAGCACGGCTACTGTTCAATTGCGCTATCTTCCAACGGAAACGAGGCCGAAGACGCGGTTGAGTACGAAGTGGACCACCACTCGACCAAGCGACGGCCGTACTACCAGGTGGAGTTCGATGTAACGTCGTACGACTCGCCGAGTGAACTCAAAACCGGGTTCCAAGAGCATGTCCGAGGAGAGCAATCGAACATTGACGAGTATTGCCAGAAGGAGGCGTTCACAGCGAATGGTAATCCCCGCGCGCCGATCATCGATCTGCGGTTCACCGGGACATTACAGTTCAGTCGGGGAGACTTCCGGACGGATGAGCTCGCAGAGTGGCTGAAAGACGAGTGTGATGCTCTGTACGTGCAGGTGAACACAGGGATCCGGACGGCGGACGTGCAGCAACTGATCTCCGAAATCGACGAAGAGGAAGTGTTCCAGGATGGGCGGTTGAACACGAACGCGTTGGAACACCGGGTGTTCGAGACGATAGCGAAGGAGTCCATCTACGATGACCACGCGGAAGACGTCGCCGACGTGCTGGGGAACGCACACCAGATGGCGCAAGCGGAAGAGGCAGTCGAAGATATCCGCGATTCGGTGAGCTCCGCACGGCAGGAACTGTTCCCTGAATTGACTGGCAACATCGTGCTTGACATCGATGAGGACCCCTTCTCGGACACGGATCCCGATGAGGAGACTGAGTCAGGAGATGAAGAACCCAGTCGAGAGGTCAGCGATGAAGCGGAGGTGGTGCAGCAATGA
- a CDS encoding ribonuclease H-like domain-containing protein has translation MTGDTDSTTDGETPLELLALPASTLDRVSQPAVRDAVQYFTAALITVPGARTPTAYATARDAAPDLPVLHPQRGHGADRVHHYRYSSDAGVHGAPDTAPPPETIDILAVQSGDVLPRLQTQLSSGERQTGSEAATYLFVPQLSVEWDTTTLSTTLPQAEQLAAITATLSEPVTVLAGGQPAEYYHKWSLSYNHSSVQVPISGLGASEEHGLKFAQYTCTPQGTVAAEAVDADQFGLKALNGVAESTAKRLRRQGCQTTGDVQNLAISTLTDLSGIGQTTAEKIHAHADVIDSGEPIVLTNKTPVKTRDDRPPLCLDIETDGLSPTIIWQFGVYDPATDTHQAFIEKQHPNDPKPVLEAFITWFLANHQDRTVLTWNGYNFDYPQITQFLEQHLPEYVEAWNDIWTYDLYKWAVRDGNALLPGRTNKLDHVARALGYDPAGTGLTGAQTAAAYQEFMRNPDSPAAEPDWERHKAYCEDDCRALWHVYQAITNATRRDMTDSGTGGATGQQAGLTDF, from the coding sequence ATGACCGGAGACACCGATTCGACCACGGACGGCGAAACACCCCTGGAGTTACTGGCACTTCCCGCGTCTACCCTCGACCGCGTGTCACAGCCTGCGGTCCGTGACGCTGTCCAGTACTTCACGGCTGCGCTCATTACTGTCCCTGGGGCCCGAACCCCGACTGCGTATGCGACCGCCCGTGACGCCGCACCGGACCTCCCAGTTCTCCACCCGCAACGCGGCCACGGTGCTGACCGCGTCCACCACTATCGATACTCCTCTGACGCGGGCGTTCACGGAGCACCTGACACAGCGCCACCCCCCGAGACGATAGACATTCTCGCCGTCCAAAGCGGGGACGTCCTCCCTCGACTTCAGACCCAGCTGTCATCGGGTGAGCGGCAGACAGGCTCCGAGGCGGCGACGTACCTCTTCGTCCCCCAACTCTCCGTTGAGTGGGATACGACGACCCTCTCCACGACCCTCCCTCAGGCTGAGCAGTTGGCGGCGATCACTGCTACCCTGTCCGAACCAGTCACGGTCCTCGCAGGCGGCCAGCCAGCAGAGTACTACCACAAGTGGTCACTCTCGTATAATCACTCATCAGTGCAGGTCCCGATTTCTGGACTCGGAGCGTCTGAGGAACACGGACTGAAGTTCGCACAGTACACCTGCACGCCTCAAGGGACGGTTGCAGCAGAAGCTGTCGACGCCGATCAGTTCGGGCTCAAAGCGCTGAACGGTGTCGCCGAGTCTACTGCGAAGCGGCTCCGCAGACAGGGATGTCAAACAACGGGCGATGTCCAGAACCTCGCCATCAGTACGCTCACGGACCTTTCCGGCATTGGACAGACGACTGCCGAGAAGATACACGCTCACGCAGACGTCATCGACTCAGGCGAACCCATCGTTCTCACAAACAAGACACCAGTCAAGACACGTGACGACCGCCCACCGCTCTGCCTCGACATCGAAACCGACGGGCTCTCCCCTACCATCATCTGGCAGTTCGGCGTCTACGACCCAGCAACTGACACACATCAAGCGTTCATCGAGAAGCAACACCCAAACGACCCGAAGCCAGTACTTGAAGCGTTCATCACGTGGTTCCTCGCCAACCACCAAGACAGAACAGTGCTCACATGGAACGGGTACAACTTCGACTATCCACAGATCACCCAGTTCCTTGAACAGCACCTCCCCGAATACGTCGAGGCCTGGAACGACATTTGGACATATGACCTATACAAATGGGCCGTCCGCGACGGGAATGCCCTCCTCCCCGGTCGAACGAACAAACTCGACCACGTTGCTCGCGCGCTCGGCTACGATCCTGCCGGAACCGGGTTAACTGGCGCGCAAACCGCTGCTGCGTATCAAGAATTTATGCGCAACCCGGACTCTCCAGCGGCTGAACCGGACTGGGAACGCCATAAGGCGTACTGCGAAGACGACTGCCGGGCACTCTGGCACGTCTACCAAGCAATCACGAATGCCACGCGACGTGATATGACCGACAGCGGCACTGGCGGCGCAACCGGACAACAAGCTGGCCTCACCGACTTCTAA
- a CDS encoding Piwi domain-containing protein → MKPVNLDKNSLNDVPVGDTYAVRFTLDAVFENEGQYPRRNLKFTDGGGDDRTVTIWKNSAPEEIYEADYDRGATYLITAVEYEIDEGNDGERYQNLTVQSDAKLLEMSGPPSTEEALEDGLAETPDTSATSGDHGLTTFRATENLPDYDVYEYELVPKRGFRPSGENALRATYRARRKVRQQLDVTPVVVGSAFKLVSLVKLAHERVDLPRFEINEVGKRPVAFADEDDREILGEMLGEVLKDSKRDQYDIHGIDKILEIEPVIEKEGFRLHERYNLTVEVLPTRAAYLHVDYRHRILSDKTLDQLDEDEIHPGLRVTPTYRDMGLYVIGVGSETVTDKLHIEGNKSLVQYHREEPWVDPAKVQKIEDADRKVIWTVRQRGDGTEMAFPPELLALQGHPENLARFAPEFAEKQRLNTRLSAEQCISKAEDFVKQLDPLQFDGHTVEFESDPLVGDENVSIRGLFDPEADVLQFSDGKTGTHPSDVTSLGVYEAPDSFRVCHVRMEKRDKRIQRGWSTLESKLEQIGAPPDSVEEVTFDATMSPDQLGMEIAAEIPDDHDYDAVFCTLPPKNTGYFDTADPERVYDEVKKVLATKDLNSQFAHEETLDERFTIINIALGLVAAAGGIPFTIERALPGESELHLGIDVTHQYDESANGNHVHLAAATTAIHADGAVLGYTSSRPQSGEKIPPKDLKEIVKQAVMGFRTRYDRYPNHITIHRDGFANEDLGEVEKFLTELDVAYDVVEIRKQAPARVLKYSGAHFDTPQKATAAIYEDLPKAIVATFGEPETLASRESTGLPQPITVERVHGDTPIETLTAQTYLLSQAHVGASNATARLPITTMYADLASTAAARQHLPPTNKLRDKIGFI, encoded by the coding sequence ATGAAACCAGTTAATCTTGACAAGAACTCACTCAACGACGTACCGGTTGGAGACACCTACGCCGTTCGATTCACCTTAGACGCGGTCTTCGAGAACGAGGGTCAGTACCCTCGACGCAACCTGAAATTCACAGACGGCGGCGGTGATGACCGGACCGTCACGATCTGGAAAAACTCTGCACCAGAGGAGATCTACGAAGCAGATTACGATAGGGGGGCTACCTACCTCATCACAGCTGTCGAGTACGAAATCGACGAAGGAAACGACGGGGAGAGATACCAGAATCTTACTGTTCAGAGTGATGCTAAGCTTCTCGAAATGTCGGGCCCACCGAGTACAGAGGAAGCTCTCGAAGACGGTCTGGCTGAAACTCCAGACACATCTGCTACTAGTGGCGATCACGGTCTTACGACGTTCCGTGCCACAGAGAATCTTCCAGACTACGACGTCTACGAGTACGAACTCGTTCCGAAGCGAGGGTTCCGACCTTCTGGCGAGAACGCGCTGCGAGCGACGTACCGCGCGCGCCGCAAAGTCCGGCAACAACTTGACGTCACGCCGGTCGTGGTTGGGAGTGCGTTCAAACTGGTTTCCCTCGTGAAACTCGCGCATGAACGAGTGGACCTTCCCCGCTTCGAGATTAACGAGGTTGGTAAGCGACCGGTCGCTTTCGCGGACGAAGATGACCGGGAGATTCTGGGTGAAATGCTCGGTGAAGTTCTGAAGGACTCGAAACGCGACCAGTACGACATCCACGGAATCGATAAAATCCTAGAAATCGAACCCGTTATCGAGAAAGAGGGGTTCCGCCTTCACGAGCGATACAACCTCACCGTTGAGGTCCTCCCCACGCGTGCAGCCTATCTGCACGTCGATTACCGCCATCGGATTCTCTCGGACAAGACGCTCGATCAACTCGATGAAGACGAGATTCATCCTGGGCTCAGGGTGACACCAACGTACCGAGATATGGGATTGTACGTTATCGGCGTGGGGTCAGAAACCGTCACTGACAAGCTCCATATCGAGGGGAACAAAAGCCTCGTCCAGTATCACCGCGAGGAACCCTGGGTCGATCCAGCGAAAGTACAGAAAATCGAGGACGCAGATCGTAAGGTTATCTGGACGGTCCGTCAGCGGGGCGATGGAACAGAGATGGCGTTCCCACCTGAACTCCTGGCACTCCAAGGTCACCCTGAGAATCTCGCTCGATTCGCGCCGGAGTTTGCGGAGAAACAACGGCTCAATACACGTTTGTCAGCCGAGCAATGCATCTCGAAGGCTGAGGACTTCGTCAAACAACTTGACCCACTTCAGTTCGACGGGCACACCGTCGAGTTCGAGTCAGATCCGTTGGTCGGCGATGAGAACGTCTCAATCCGTGGGCTCTTCGACCCAGAGGCAGACGTCTTGCAGTTCAGTGATGGGAAAACCGGAACGCATCCGAGTGACGTCACGAGCCTCGGGGTTTACGAAGCACCGGATTCCTTCCGCGTGTGCCACGTCCGGATGGAGAAACGGGATAAGCGAATCCAGCGGGGATGGTCCACCCTCGAAAGCAAACTAGAACAGATCGGAGCTCCGCCAGACAGCGTCGAAGAGGTCACCTTCGACGCGACGATGTCACCTGACCAGCTGGGCATGGAAATTGCGGCGGAAATCCCGGACGACCACGATTACGACGCCGTGTTCTGCACGCTCCCGCCGAAGAACACCGGGTACTTCGACACGGCGGATCCGGAGCGAGTCTACGACGAGGTGAAAAAGGTTCTCGCTACGAAGGACCTCAACAGCCAGTTCGCCCACGAGGAAACACTCGACGAGCGATTCACGATCATCAACATCGCCCTCGGATTGGTCGCGGCTGCAGGAGGCATTCCGTTCACTATTGAGCGTGCGTTGCCTGGCGAGTCAGAACTCCACCTTGGAATCGACGTCACCCATCAGTACGACGAATCAGCGAACGGTAACCACGTCCATCTCGCCGCCGCAACCACCGCGATTCACGCTGACGGGGCCGTCCTCGGATACACCTCCTCTCGACCGCAGTCTGGAGAGAAGATCCCGCCGAAAGATCTCAAAGAGATCGTCAAACAGGCCGTGATGGGCTTCCGGACCCGATACGACCGGTACCCGAACCACATCACGATCCACCGAGATGGATTCGCAAACGAAGACCTCGGCGAAGTCGAGAAGTTCCTCACGGAACTCGACGTCGCGTACGATGTCGTCGAGATCCGGAAGCAAGCTCCAGCCCGCGTACTGAAATACAGCGGCGCTCACTTCGACACACCGCAGAAAGCGACCGCAGCCATCTACGAGGACCTTCCTAAAGCCATCGTCGCCACCTTTGGGGAACCCGAAACCCTCGCCAGCAGAGAAAGCACCGGACTCCCACAACCCATCACTGTCGAACGCGTCCACGGCGATACCCCCATCGAGACGTTAACTGCGCAAACGTACCTCCTGTCGCAAGCGCACGTCGGCGCATCCAATGCCACCGCTCGCCTTCCAATCACGACAATGTACGCGGACCTGGCAAGCACTGCGGCCGCTCGCCAGCACCTCCCACCGACCAACAAACTCCGAGATAAAATCGGCTTCATCTAA
- a CDS encoding ArsR/SmtB family transcription factor has translation MEPGNGDEDKKNRFREAFERGQQGHIGSYEVWLSDHGFQAEQASRNRLTEYFRNYPEKAVNHEDALDEVGEYAGFVTQQQDVYHTPVIGPSGIGKTQLLHTVISFLTGLSEDIDTKFIDATDLGKKADKGFLLDEFAHGLTELETPIVCIDDCGLDKRIETSLTELRQAVDSGLFVTTWTPERWGINRGRIQDALPPSKEIYLDAFPRKDTDKTLRIIFEVLSENEFTLPSDTMERIHELSEGIPRLIHILALESLQEAFRKELDPGDVAATNSAADRLHLADASTRVQNLSESKLTVLKQILQLPNDRGVQPGTLVEELHRDKSTISYHLRELSDRGFVERDREGRRAFYRVTETLEPFIQRRINQEAEFDG, from the coding sequence ATGGAACCGGGCAACGGAGACGAAGACAAGAAAAACCGCTTCCGAGAAGCCTTCGAACGCGGACAACAGGGGCACATCGGAAGCTACGAAGTCTGGTTGTCGGATCACGGGTTCCAAGCAGAACAAGCCAGCCGCAACCGACTCACAGAATACTTCCGAAACTACCCTGAAAAAGCGGTGAATCACGAAGATGCGCTTGACGAAGTCGGTGAGTACGCGGGCTTCGTAACCCAGCAACAGGATGTCTATCACACCCCTGTAATCGGACCGTCAGGGATCGGGAAGACTCAGTTACTCCACACGGTCATCTCGTTTCTCACGGGACTCTCCGAGGACATCGATACGAAGTTCATCGACGCGACGGATCTCGGAAAGAAGGCCGACAAAGGATTCCTTCTCGATGAGTTCGCTCACGGGCTGACCGAACTCGAAACCCCAATCGTCTGTATCGATGATTGTGGCCTAGACAAGCGAATCGAAACCTCACTCACCGAACTCAGACAGGCTGTAGACAGCGGCCTATTCGTGACGACTTGGACGCCTGAACGGTGGGGCATCAACCGAGGGCGAATCCAAGACGCCCTCCCGCCCTCGAAAGAGATCTACCTTGATGCGTTCCCCCGCAAAGACACCGACAAAACGCTACGCATCATCTTCGAGGTGCTCTCCGAGAACGAGTTTACACTCCCGTCGGACACCATGGAGCGCATCCATGAGCTAAGCGAGGGGATCCCGCGCTTGATTCACATCCTCGCGTTAGAGTCGCTCCAAGAGGCCTTCCGGAAAGAACTGGATCCAGGAGACGTAGCAGCCACGAACTCGGCTGCTGACCGACTCCACTTGGCCGATGCGAGTACACGTGTCCAGAACCTCTCAGAGTCAAAGCTTACAGTATTGAAACAGATACTCCAACTTCCAAATGACCGGGGTGTCCAACCAGGCACACTGGTTGAGGAACTCCACCGCGACAAATCGACCATCTCCTACCACCTCCGGGAACTCAGCGACAGAGGATTTGTAGAACGCGACCGAGAGGGACGACGCGCGTTCTATCGAGTGACCGAGACATTGGAACCGTTCATCCAACGACGAATCAACCAGGAGGCCGAGTTCGATGGCTAG
- a CDS encoding DUF2797 domain-containing protein, translating into MTVRQTTTLRSRATVSAHPTMVSWSRGKPRLYLADTDGPIDLAGLVGEEICVDIQPGFRCQHCGDQADTSPCQECQSKPPHQQCIFTPGTSCTYQDCPFPSFKRRSCAHNFVVYLVAKDCVKAGITQADRYVSRWAEQGATHGMVVARTPNRRVAGIIEEALDDVVSTESTKEWYEPLDDPKQELVTAANSCREVLTGSLEPFSVLPDDEDGFDDRIITVPVHFSGDDATVLNLPEVTVGDELQSEVLGVRGQILATKDAVVNFDHLKGEQLTVEAPAECIPAMEDAQ; encoded by the coding sequence ATGACAGTTCGACAGACTACTACGCTCCGCTCTCGGGCTACAGTGAGTGCTCACCCGACAATGGTCTCCTGGTCACGGGGAAAACCACGACTATACCTCGCTGATACGGATGGGCCGATAGACCTCGCAGGTCTCGTCGGTGAAGAGATCTGCGTCGATATCCAGCCTGGATTCCGGTGCCAGCACTGCGGAGATCAAGCAGACACATCGCCGTGCCAGGAGTGCCAGTCGAAGCCGCCACACCAGCAGTGCATCTTCACTCCTGGAACGTCTTGTACGTATCAGGACTGCCCGTTCCCGTCGTTCAAACGACGGTCGTGTGCGCACAACTTCGTCGTCTACCTAGTTGCCAAAGACTGTGTGAAGGCTGGCATCACGCAGGCAGATCGGTATGTCAGTCGCTGGGCAGAGCAAGGAGCGACGCACGGTATGGTCGTTGCGAGAACACCGAATCGTCGTGTCGCCGGGATCATCGAAGAAGCTCTGGATGATGTGGTGTCGACGGAATCGACGAAAGAATGGTACGAGCCGCTGGATGACCCGAAACAGGAACTCGTCACGGCTGCAAATTCCTGTCGTGAGGTACTAACTGGGTCTCTAGAACCGTTCTCAGTCCTTCCGGATGACGAGGACGGTTTCGATGATCGGATTATCACGGTCCCGGTTCACTTCTCTGGCGATGACGCGACTGTCCTGAACCTGCCCGAAGTCACTGTTGGTGACGAACTCCAGTCAGAGGTACTTGGGGTCCGGGGACAGATTTTGGCGACGAAGGACGCTGTAGTGAACTTCGATCATTTAAAAGGAGAACAGCTCACGGTCGAAGCACCTGCTGAGTGCATCCCGGCAATGGAGGACGCACAATGA